In one Zobellia galactanivorans genomic region, the following are encoded:
- a CDS encoding RNA polymerase sigma factor encodes MNNEKDIFLIERLKNGEEEAFIYLVDHYNRRLYGYALTLTNNHALAEDILQNVFLRTWEQRKKISITASLQNYLFKSVHNEFINQYKKKRSTMVLEQKYFNALEKATAAHDDISLEGVISKIKREIENLPPKCKEVFLLSRNEGLTNLEIAHHLNVSIKTVEAQITKAFSTLRKELATEYKSMFFILYPMTKPN; translated from the coding sequence ATGAATAACGAAAAGGATATATTTTTAATTGAGCGATTAAAAAACGGAGAAGAAGAAGCTTTCATTTATTTGGTCGACCATTACAACAGACGCTTGTATGGATATGCCTTGACCTTAACCAACAATCATGCTTTGGCAGAAGATATATTGCAAAATGTATTTTTAAGGACCTGGGAGCAGCGCAAAAAAATAAGTATTACGGCCTCTTTACAGAATTACCTTTTCAAATCGGTACATAACGAGTTTATCAACCAATACAAAAAGAAGCGCTCAACAATGGTGTTGGAGCAGAAGTACTTCAATGCTTTGGAAAAAGCTACGGCCGCCCATGACGATATTTCCTTGGAAGGAGTGATTTCAAAAATTAAAAGGGAAATAGAAAACCTTCCTCCCAAATGCAAGGAAGTATTCTTGCTCAGCAGAAATGAAGGATTGACCAATCTAGAGATTGCCCACCATCTCAACGTTTCCATAAAGACGGTCGAGGCCCAGATTACCAAAGCCTTTTCTACCCTGAGAAAGGAGCTCGCGACCGAATACAAAAGTATGTTCTTTATTCTATACCCAATGACAAAGCCTAACTAA